One Streptomyces sp. ML-6 genomic region harbors:
- the ftsW gene encoding putative lipid II flippase FtsW encodes MPLGTALRVRSATGARRPAAPRSKGGPTGGSRSPRGGGARRMYERVRRAWDRPLTAYYLILGAGLLITVLGLVMVYSASMIKALELDKPSTYFFRKQFLAAVIGAGLMALAARMPGKLHRALAYPLLMGTVFLMVLVQVPGIGMSVNGNQNWLYLGGPFQLQPSEFGKLALVLWGADLLARKQDKRLLAQWKHLLVPLVPVAFMILGLIMLGGDMGTAIILTAILFGLLWLAGAPTRLFAGVLGFAALIAFVLIRTSPNRMSRLACIGATEPGPGDSCWQAVHGIYALASGGWFGSGLGASVEKWGQLPESHTDFIFAITGEELGLAGTLSVLALFAALGYAGIRVAGRTEDPFVRYAAGGVTTWITVQAVINIGAVLGLLPIAGVPLPLFSYGGSALLPTMFAVGLLIAFAREDPAAKAALAVRRPGVRWKTMRRRVKKRPSGER; translated from the coding sequence GTGCCGCTGGGCACCGCGCTGCGGGTCCGGTCGGCCACCGGCGCCCGCCGCCCCGCGGCCCCCCGCTCCAAGGGAGGTCCCACCGGCGGCTCGCGCTCCCCGCGCGGCGGCGGCGCACGCCGGATGTACGAGCGGGTGCGCAGGGCCTGGGACCGCCCCCTGACCGCTTACTACCTGATCCTGGGCGCGGGCCTGCTGATCACCGTGCTCGGCCTGGTGATGGTCTACTCCGCCTCGATGATCAAGGCCCTGGAACTCGACAAGCCGAGCACCTACTTCTTCCGCAAGCAGTTCCTCGCCGCCGTCATCGGCGCCGGGCTGATGGCGCTCGCCGCCCGGATGCCCGGCAAGCTCCACCGGGCGCTCGCCTACCCGTTGCTCATGGGAACCGTCTTCCTGATGGTGCTGGTCCAGGTGCCGGGGATAGGGATGTCGGTCAACGGCAACCAGAACTGGCTCTACCTGGGCGGTCCCTTCCAGCTCCAGCCCAGCGAGTTCGGCAAGCTTGCCCTGGTCCTGTGGGGCGCGGACCTGCTCGCCCGCAAACAGGACAAGCGCCTGCTGGCGCAGTGGAAGCACCTGCTCGTCCCGCTGGTGCCGGTCGCCTTCATGATCCTCGGGCTGATCATGCTCGGCGGCGACATGGGCACCGCGATCATCCTCACCGCGATCCTCTTCGGGCTGCTCTGGCTGGCCGGGGCGCCCACCCGGCTCTTCGCCGGGGTGCTCGGTTTCGCCGCGCTCATCGCCTTCGTGCTGATCAGGACCAGCCCGAACCGGATGTCGCGGCTCGCCTGCATCGGCGCCACCGAGCCCGGACCGGGGGACTCCTGCTGGCAGGCCGTGCACGGCATCTATGCTCTGGCCTCCGGCGGATGGTTCGGTTCCGGACTCGGTGCAAGTGTGGAAAAATGGGGTCAACTGCCTGAATCGCACACCGACTTCATTTTCGCCATCACCGGGGAGGAACTGGGGCTGGCGGGGACGCTGTCGGTGCTCGCCCTCTTCGCGGCTCTAGGCTATGCGGGTATCCGCGTGGCCGGACGCACGGAGGACCCCTTCGTGAGGTACGCCGCGGGAGGCGTGACCACCTGGATCACGGTGCAGGCCGTGATCAACATCGGTGCGGTGCTCGGCCTGCTGCCGATCGCCGGTGTCCCGCTCCCGCTGTTCTCCTACGGAGGGTCGGCCCTGCTGCCGACCATGTTCGCCGTCGGGCTGCTGATCGCGTTCGCGCGAGAGGACCCCGCAGCGAAGGCGGCCCTGGCCGTGCGAAGGCCCGGGGTGAGATGGAAGACGATGAGACGGCGCGTCAAGAAGCGTCCGTCCGGAGAGCGGTGA
- the murD gene encoding UDP-N-acetylmuramoyl-L-alanine--D-glutamate ligase, giving the protein MSNPDWQGKRVTVAGLGVSGIPAAKVLHGLGAVVTVVNDGDDERSRTQAAELEAQGIAVRLGDGATLPESTELVVTAPGWKPDKPLFAAAAEAGVPVWGDVELAWRLRGPDAAPWLAVTGTNGKTTTVRMLASILEAAGLRTAAVGNIGVSLLDAVVGDQEYDVLAVELSSYQLHWAPSLRAHSAAVLNLAPDHLDWHGSMAAYAADKGRVYEGNRVACVYNAADPATEDLVREADVEEGCRAIGFTLGTPGPSQLGVVDGILVDRAFVANRQKQAQELAEIGDIDPPAPHNIANALAAAALARAFGVEPAAVRDGLRAFRPDPHRIEHVADIAGVAYVDDSKATNTHAAEASLAAYDPIVWIAGGLAKGATFDELVTAAAGRLRGAVLIGRDRELIREALARHAPEVPVVDLDRTDTGAMSEAVREAARLARPGDTVLMAPACASMDMFVNYNKRGEAFADAVRALAAESA; this is encoded by the coding sequence GTGAGCAACCCGGACTGGCAGGGCAAGCGCGTCACCGTCGCGGGACTCGGGGTCTCCGGAATCCCGGCGGCCAAGGTGCTGCACGGCCTCGGGGCCGTCGTCACGGTGGTCAACGACGGGGACGACGAGCGTTCCCGGACGCAGGCCGCGGAGCTGGAGGCGCAGGGCATCGCCGTGCGCCTCGGCGACGGGGCGACCCTGCCCGAGTCCACCGAGCTCGTCGTCACCGCGCCGGGCTGGAAGCCCGACAAACCGCTCTTCGCGGCAGCCGCCGAGGCGGGCGTCCCGGTCTGGGGCGACGTCGAACTCGCCTGGCGGCTGCGCGGCCCCGACGCGGCCCCGTGGCTGGCGGTCACCGGCACCAACGGCAAGACCACGACCGTGCGGATGCTCGCCTCGATCCTGGAGGCGGCCGGGCTGCGCACCGCCGCCGTGGGCAACATCGGCGTCTCGCTCCTGGACGCCGTGGTCGGCGACCAGGAGTACGACGTGCTCGCCGTCGAGCTGTCCAGCTACCAGCTGCACTGGGCGCCCTCGCTGCGCGCCCACTCCGCGGCCGTCCTCAACCTGGCCCCGGACCACCTCGACTGGCACGGCTCCATGGCGGCCTACGCCGCCGACAAGGGCCGGGTCTACGAGGGCAACCGGGTCGCCTGCGTGTACAACGCTGCCGACCCGGCCACCGAGGACCTGGTCCGCGAGGCCGACGTGGAGGAGGGCTGCCGGGCCATCGGCTTCACCCTGGGCACGCCCGGCCCCTCCCAGCTCGGCGTCGTCGACGGCATCCTCGTCGACCGCGCCTTCGTGGCGAACCGGCAGAAGCAGGCCCAGGAACTCGCCGAGATCGGGGACATCGACCCGCCGGCCCCGCACAACATCGCCAACGCCCTGGCGGCCGCGGCCCTGGCCCGTGCCTTCGGCGTCGAGCCCGCGGCCGTACGCGACGGGCTGCGGGCCTTCCGCCCCGACCCGCACCGCATCGAACACGTCGCGGACATCGCCGGGGTGGCCTACGTCGACGACTCCAAGGCCACCAACACCCACGCCGCCGAGGCCTCGCTCGCGGCCTACGACCCGATCGTCTGGATCGCCGGGGGCCTCGCCAAGGGCGCGACCTTCGACGAACTGGTGACCGCGGCCGCCGGCCGGCTCCGCGGCGCCGTCCTGATCGGCCGGGACCGGGAGCTGATCCGTGAAGCCCTCGCGCGACACGCCCCCGAGGTCCCGGTGGTCGACCTCGACCGGACCGACACTGGGGCGATGTCCGAGGCGGTCCGGGAGGCGGCACGGCTCGCCCGCCCGGGGGACACCGTGCTGATGGCCCCGGCCTGTGCCTCGATGGACATGTTCGTCAACTACAACAAGCGGGGCGAGGCGTTCGCGGACGCGGTCCGCGCGCTCGCCGCCGAGAGCGCCTGA
- the murG gene encoding undecaprenyldiphospho-muramoylpentapeptide beta-N-acetylglucosaminyltransferase translates to MHVVLAGGGTAGHIEPALALADALRRQDPSVGITALGTERGLETRLVPERGYELALIPAVPLPRKPTPELITVPGRLRGTIKAAEQVLERTRADCVVGFGGYVALPGYLAAKRAGVPIVVHEANARPGLANKIGSRYAHGVAVSTPDSKLRGARYIGIPLRRTIATLDRARVRPEARATFGLDPNLPTLLVSGGSQGARRLNEVVQRVAPLLQRAGIQVLHVVGPKNELPRVDNMPGMPPYIPVPYVDRMDLAYAAADMMLCRAGAMTVAELSAVGLPAAYVPLPIGNGEQRLNAQPVVNAGGGLLVDDAALTPEWVQGNVLPVLADPHRLYEMSRAAAEFGRRDADDLLVGMVYEAIAARRGA, encoded by the coding sequence GTGCATGTCGTACTCGCCGGTGGGGGGACCGCCGGCCACATCGAGCCCGCGCTCGCCCTCGCGGACGCCCTGCGCAGGCAGGACCCGAGCGTGGGAATCACTGCCCTGGGCACGGAGCGCGGACTCGAGACCAGGCTCGTACCCGAGCGGGGGTACGAACTCGCCCTGATCCCTGCCGTGCCACTGCCCCGCAAGCCCACCCCGGAACTGATCACCGTCCCGGGACGGCTGCGCGGCACCATCAAGGCCGCCGAGCAGGTCCTGGAGCGCACCAGGGCGGACTGCGTCGTCGGCTTCGGCGGCTACGTCGCCCTGCCCGGCTACCTCGCCGCCAAGCGGGCCGGGGTGCCGATCGTCGTCCACGAGGCCAACGCCCGCCCCGGCCTGGCCAACAAGATCGGTTCGCGGTACGCCCACGGCGTCGCGGTCTCCACGCCCGACAGCAAGCTGCGCGGCGCCCGCTACATCGGCATCCCGCTGCGCCGCACCATCGCCACCCTGGACCGCGCCCGGGTCCGCCCCGAGGCGCGCGCCACCTTCGGTCTCGACCCCAACCTGCCGACGCTGCTGGTCTCCGGCGGCTCGCAGGGCGCGCGCCGGCTCAACGAAGTGGTGCAGCGGGTCGCCCCGCTGCTGCAGCGCGCCGGGATCCAGGTCCTGCACGTGGTCGGCCCGAAGAACGAACTGCCGCGGGTGGACAACATGCCCGGGATGCCGCCCTACATCCCGGTACCGTACGTGGACCGGATGGATCTCGCGTACGCCGCGGCCGACATGATGCTCTGCCGCGCCGGCGCGATGACCGTCGCCGAACTCTCCGCCGTCGGGCTCCCGGCCGCGTACGTCCCGCTGCCCATCGGCAACGGCGAACAGCGGCTCAACGCCCAGCCGGTGGTCAACGCCGGCGGCGGTCTGCTGGTGGACGACGCGGCGCTCACCCCCGAGTGGGTGCAGGGCAACGTCCTCCCGGTGCTCGCGGATCCGCACCGGTTGTACGAGATGTCCCGCGCCGCCGCCGAGTTCGGCCGCCGGGACGCCGACGACCTGCTCGTCGGCATGGTGTACGAGGCGATCGCCGCACGCCGAGGCGCGTGA
- a CDS encoding penicillin-binding protein 2: MPSKEPPRRRVPGPARPRGATDGRRPRPAARRPAAPPPRPSRPRPAGPLRLGNPRPRLRLVSLALTLVMLVFVVRLLQVQAVDADAYAAKAKENRYLDHTISAERGEITDRNGIALATSVDAYNITADPSMFTPEFSKAPDAPQQAAALLAPILGTDTAELTRKLAGKGRYTVLARRQTPQVWNQIKDLKSVFAEKAAKDRARGGAGANVLAGVFQEATTKRVYPNGGLAAGILGYVNAEGEGAGGLESKLDKELAGEDGKIRYAQAGGRQVPTAGTKEIPAVPGSDVELTIDRDIQWAAQQAITDQVKKSKADRGYVIVQNTRTGEVLAMANAPGFDPNDLSQADAAALGNAALQDAYEPGSTSKVMSMAAVLEEKVATPGTHVTVPNRLHRGDRLFKDDVDHPTWYLTLNGVLAKSSNIGTILATGELGKTQAEANKVLHSYLRKFGIGSPTGLDYPGETPGILAAPGDWSTSQQYTIPFGQGLSLNAMQAASIYSTIANDGVRIEPTLVRGTKDAHGRFRAADPPERTRVISAKTARTLAAMLESVVGDEEGTGTKAKIPGYRVAGKTGTANRVDPVRGGYRGYTASFAGFAPADKPQITVYCAIQNPTKGSYFGGQICGPIYKQVMEFALKTLQTPPSGSDPARLPVSFEPDE; this comes from the coding sequence GTGCCGTCCAAGGAACCACCGCGCCGCCGGGTCCCCGGCCCCGCCCGCCCGCGCGGCGCCACGGACGGGCGGCGCCCCCGGCCCGCCGCCCGCCGCCCCGCCGCCCCGCCCCCGCGCCCGTCCCGCCCCCGACCCGCGGGCCCGCTGCGCCTGGGCAATCCGCGTCCCCGGCTCCGGCTGGTCAGCCTCGCCCTGACGCTCGTCATGCTGGTGTTCGTGGTCCGGCTCCTCCAGGTCCAGGCCGTCGACGCCGACGCGTACGCGGCCAAGGCGAAGGAGAACCGCTACCTCGACCACACGATCTCCGCCGAGCGCGGCGAGATCACCGACCGCAACGGGATCGCGCTGGCCACCAGCGTCGACGCGTACAACATCACCGCCGACCCCTCGATGTTCACGCCCGAGTTCAGCAAGGCCCCGGACGCACCCCAGCAGGCCGCGGCGCTGCTCGCCCCGATCCTCGGCACCGACACCGCCGAGCTGACCCGAAAACTGGCCGGAAAAGGCCGCTACACCGTCCTCGCCCGCCGCCAGACCCCCCAGGTCTGGAACCAGATCAAGGACCTCAAGTCGGTCTTCGCGGAGAAGGCCGCCAAGGACCGGGCCCGCGGCGGCGCCGGAGCCAACGTGCTGGCCGGCGTCTTCCAGGAGGCGACGACCAAACGGGTGTACCCCAACGGCGGGCTCGCCGCCGGGATACTGGGTTACGTCAACGCCGAGGGCGAGGGCGCGGGCGGCCTCGAATCGAAGCTGGACAAGGAACTGGCGGGCGAGGACGGCAAGATCAGGTACGCCCAGGCCGGCGGTCGGCAGGTGCCCACCGCGGGCACCAAGGAGATCCCGGCCGTCCCCGGCTCCGACGTCGAGCTGACCATCGACCGCGACATCCAGTGGGCCGCCCAGCAGGCCATCACCGACCAGGTGAAGAAGTCGAAGGCCGACCGGGGCTACGTGATCGTCCAGAACACCAGGACCGGCGAGGTCCTCGCCATGGCCAACGCCCCCGGCTTCGACCCCAACGACCTCTCGCAGGCCGACGCGGCGGCACTGGGCAACGCGGCGCTCCAGGACGCGTACGAACCCGGCTCCACCAGCAAGGTCATGTCGATGGCCGCCGTACTGGAGGAGAAGGTCGCCACCCCGGGCACCCACGTCACCGTCCCCAACCGGCTGCACCGCGGCGACCGGCTCTTCAAGGACGACGTCGACCACCCCACCTGGTACCTGACGCTCAACGGCGTACTCGCCAAGTCCAGCAACATCGGCACCATTCTGGCCACCGGCGAACTCGGCAAGACGCAGGCCGAGGCCAACAAGGTCCTCCACTCCTACCTGCGCAAATTCGGGATCGGCTCGCCGACCGGCCTCGACTACCCGGGCGAGACCCCCGGCATCCTCGCCGCCCCCGGCGACTGGTCGACCTCGCAGCAGTACACGATCCCGTTCGGCCAGGGCCTCTCGCTCAACGCCATGCAGGCCGCTTCCATCTACTCCACGATCGCCAACGACGGTGTCCGGATCGAGCCCACGCTGGTGCGCGGCACCAAGGACGCCCACGGCCGCTTCCGGGCCGCCGACCCGCCCGAGCGGACCAGGGTGATCAGCGCGAAGACCGCCAGGACGCTGGCAGCCATGCTGGAGTCGGTGGTCGGCGACGAGGAGGGCACCGGCACGAAGGCCAAGATCCCGGGCTACCGGGTGGCCGGCAAGACCGGTACGGCCAACCGGGTCGATCCGGTGCGCGGCGGATACCGCGGCTACACCGCTTCCTTCGCCGGCTTCGCGCCCGCCGACAAGCCGCAGATCACCGTCTACTGCGCGATCCAGAACCCGACCAAGGGCAGCTACTTCGGCGGCCAGATCTGCGGGCCGATCTACAAGCAGGTCATGGAATTCGCGCTGAAGACCCTCCAGACCCCGCCGTCCGGCAGCGATCCGGCCAGGCTGCCGGTGTCCTTCGAACCCGACGAGTGA
- the mraY gene encoding phospho-N-acetylmuramoyl-pentapeptide-transferase, with protein MRQILFAGAIGLFLTLVGTPLLIKLLARKGYGQFIRDDGPRTHGSKKGTPTMGGIAFILATIIAYIAAKLITGEEMRFSGVLVLFLMAGMGLVGFLDDYIKIVKQRSLGLRAKAKMAGQLIVGVAFAVLSLQFADSRGNTPASDRLSFVTDFGWSIGPVLFVVWALFMILAMSNGVNLTDGLDGLATGASVMVFGAYTFIGLWQFQESCANAETLTNPNACFQVRDPLDLAVVASALMGACFGFLWWNTSPAKIFMGDTGSLALGGALAGLAICSRTEFLLAILGGLFVMITMSVVIQVGSFKMTGKRVFRMAPLQHHFELKGWSEVLVVVRFWIIQGMCVIVGLGLFYAGWAAEK; from the coding sequence ATGAGGCAGATCCTGTTCGCGGGGGCCATCGGGCTCTTCCTGACCCTGGTCGGAACTCCGCTGCTGATCAAGCTGCTGGCCCGCAAGGGATACGGCCAGTTCATCCGGGACGACGGCCCGCGCACCCACGGGTCGAAGAAGGGCACGCCCACCATGGGCGGCATCGCCTTCATCCTGGCGACGATCATCGCGTACATCGCGGCGAAGCTGATCACCGGCGAGGAGATGCGATTCTCCGGCGTGCTGGTGCTCTTCCTGATGGCGGGCATGGGCCTCGTCGGCTTCCTCGACGACTACATCAAGATCGTCAAGCAGCGTTCGCTGGGCCTGCGGGCCAAGGCGAAGATGGCGGGCCAGCTGATCGTGGGCGTCGCCTTCGCGGTGCTCTCGCTCCAGTTCGCCGACTCCCGCGGCAACACCCCGGCCTCCGACAGGCTCTCGTTCGTCACGGACTTCGGCTGGTCGATCGGCCCGGTGCTGTTCGTCGTCTGGGCGCTGTTCATGATCCTCGCCATGTCCAACGGCGTGAACCTGACCGACGGTCTGGACGGCCTGGCCACCGGCGCCTCGGTGATGGTCTTCGGCGCGTACACCTTCATCGGGCTGTGGCAGTTCCAGGAGTCCTGCGCCAACGCGGAGACCCTGACCAACCCCAACGCCTGCTTCCAGGTGCGGGACCCGCTCGACCTCGCCGTCGTCGCCTCCGCGCTGATGGGCGCCTGCTTCGGCTTCCTGTGGTGGAACACCTCGCCCGCCAAGATCTTCATGGGCGACACCGGTTCGCTCGCCCTCGGCGGCGCGCTCGCCGGTCTGGCGATCTGCTCCCGCACCGAGTTCCTGCTGGCCATCCTCGGCGGCCTCTTCGTGATGATCACCATGTCCGTGGTCATCCAGGTCGGTTCCTTCAAGATGACCGGCAAGCGGGTCTTCCGGATGGCACCGCTCCAGCACCACTTCGAACTCAAGGGGTGGTCCGAAGTCCTTGTCGTGGTCCGCTTCTGGATCATCCAGGGCATGTGCGTGATCGTCGGACTCGGTCTCTTCTACGCAGGATGGGCAGCCGAGAAGTGA
- a CDS encoding UDP-N-acetylmuramoyl-L-alanyl-D-glutamate--2,6-diaminopimelate ligase — MTTITPEPGNQNRNRQNPGPSLRERPGAPGTLTAVPHADQFQTTQKAAPAQYPGAPRPDRIGPTPLGELAARLGVEPPGTGEVTGITHDSRAVRPGDVYAALPGARLHGADFAAQAAGLGATAILTDPTGAERAAATGLPVLVTEDPRGRMGELAAEIYGRPGAGLLQIGITGTSGKTTTAYLVEGGFRGAGHATGLIGTVEMRIGDERIKSERTTPEATDLQALFAVMRERGVDSVTMEVSSHALVLGRVDGCVFDVAVFNNLSPEHMEFHSGMEDYFQAKARLFTPGRSRQGVVNFDDAYGRRLVTEASVPVVTFSAEGHPDADWRAEEVEVGPLGSTFTVVGPKDERITARAPLPGPFNVANTLAAIVTLAVAGIDPQTAADGVAAVPGVPGRLERVDAGQPYLAVVDYAHKTDAVESVLRSLRKVTEGRLHIVLGCGGDRDTTKRGPMGAAAARLADTAVLTSDNPRSEDPLGILAAMLAGAAEVPVHERGDVLVDADRAAAIAAAVARAEPGDTVLVAGKGHEQGQDIHGVVRPFDDRVVLRAAIDRSLGHASTTDADPRAHTHENNSQG, encoded by the coding sequence GTGACAACCATCACGCCCGAACCCGGGAACCAGAACCGGAACCGCCAAAACCCCGGCCCCTCACTTCGCGAGAGGCCGGGTGCGCCCGGTACGCTCACCGCCGTGCCCCACGCTGATCAGTTCCAAACCACCCAGAAGGCCGCGCCCGCGCAATACCCGGGAGCGCCCCGTCCGGACCGGATCGGACCGACGCCGCTCGGCGAACTGGCGGCCCGGCTGGGAGTCGAACCGCCGGGGACCGGCGAGGTCACCGGCATCACCCACGACTCGCGGGCGGTGCGCCCCGGTGATGTGTACGCGGCCCTGCCGGGCGCCCGCCTCCACGGCGCCGACTTCGCGGCCCAGGCGGCCGGCCTCGGCGCGACGGCGATCCTCACCGACCCGACGGGCGCCGAACGTGCCGCCGCCACCGGACTGCCGGTGCTGGTCACCGAGGACCCGCGCGGCCGGATGGGCGAACTCGCCGCCGAGATCTACGGACGCCCCGGCGCCGGCCTCCTCCAGATCGGGATCACCGGGACGTCCGGCAAGACCACCACCGCGTACCTCGTCGAGGGCGGCTTCCGCGGCGCGGGCCATGCCACCGGACTGATCGGCACCGTCGAGATGCGGATCGGCGACGAGCGCATCAAGTCCGAGCGCACCACCCCCGAGGCCACCGACCTGCAGGCCCTGTTCGCCGTCATGCGCGAGCGGGGCGTCGACTCGGTGACCATGGAGGTCTCCAGCCACGCCCTGGTGCTCGGCCGGGTCGACGGCTGCGTCTTCGACGTCGCGGTCTTCAACAACCTCAGCCCGGAGCACATGGAGTTCCACTCCGGGATGGAGGACTACTTCCAGGCCAAGGCACGGCTCTTCACACCCGGGCGCAGCCGGCAGGGCGTCGTCAACTTCGACGACGCGTACGGCCGCAGGCTGGTCACCGAGGCGTCCGTCCCGGTCGTCACCTTCTCCGCCGAGGGCCACCCGGACGCCGACTGGCGGGCCGAGGAGGTCGAGGTGGGCCCGCTGGGCTCCACCTTCACCGTCGTCGGCCCCAAGGACGAACGGATCACGGCCAGGGCCCCGCTGCCCGGCCCGTTCAACGTAGCCAACACCCTCGCCGCGATCGTCACCCTCGCCGTCGCGGGCATCGACCCGCAGACCGCGGCCGACGGCGTCGCGGCCGTCCCCGGCGTCCCCGGCCGGCTGGAGCGGGTGGACGCCGGACAGCCCTACCTGGCGGTCGTCGACTACGCGCACAAGACCGACGCCGTCGAATCCGTCCTGCGCTCCCTGCGCAAGGTCACCGAGGGCCGGCTCCACATCGTCCTCGGCTGCGGCGGCGACCGCGACACGACCAAGCGCGGCCCGATGGGCGCCGCCGCGGCCCGCCTCGCCGACACCGCCGTGCTGACCTCCGACAACCCCCGTTCCGAGGACCCCCTCGGAATCCTGGCCGCCATGCTCGCGGGCGCCGCCGAGGTCCCCGTCCACGAGCGGGGCGACGTCCTGGTCGACGCCGACCGGGCCGCGGCCATCGCCGCCGCGGTCGCCCGTGCCGAACCCGGTGACACCGTGCTGGTCGCCGGCAAGGGCCACGAGCAGGGCCAGGACATCCACGGCGTCGTACGCCCCTTCGACGACCGCGTGGTCCTGCGCGCGGCCATCGACCGCTCCCTGGGGCACGCGAGCACCACGGACGCCGACCCCCGCGCCCACACCCACGAGAACAACAGTCAGGGATGA
- the murF gene encoding UDP-N-acetylmuramoyl-tripeptide--D-alanyl-D-alanine ligase, which translates to MIALSLAEIAEIVGGQSHDIPDQAATVSGPVVIDSREVKHGSLFAAFAGERVDGHDYAQRAVEAGAAAVLATRPVGVPAIVVDDVVAALGALARAVVDRLGTTVVALTGSAGKTSTKDLIAQLLERKGPTVYPAGNLNNEIGLPLTALRATEDTRHLVLEMGARYIGDIRYLTGLVPPRIGLVLNVGTAHIGEFGGREQIAQAKGEMVESLPEDGTAVLNADDPLVRAMSSRTRARVLLFGEAAEADVRGENVRLTDDGRPAFKLHTPTGCSDVTMRLYGEHHVSNALAAAAVAHELGLSADEIAQGLSEAGTLSRWRMEVTERPDGVTFVNDAYNANPESMKAALRALVAMGKGRRTWAVLGQMAELGDASLAEHDAVGRLAVRLNVSKLVAVGGREASWLQLGAYNEGSWGEESVHVSDAQAAVDLLRSELRPGDVVLVKASRSVGLEQVAMALLGNASEGEVAGR; encoded by the coding sequence GTGATCGCCCTTTCCCTCGCCGAGATCGCCGAAATCGTCGGCGGGCAGTCGCACGACATACCCGATCAGGCAGCAACCGTCAGCGGACCGGTCGTCATCGACTCCCGGGAGGTGAAGCACGGCAGCCTGTTCGCCGCCTTCGCCGGCGAGCGGGTCGACGGCCACGACTACGCGCAGCGCGCCGTCGAGGCGGGCGCGGCAGCGGTGCTGGCCACCCGCCCCGTCGGCGTTCCGGCGATCGTCGTCGACGACGTCGTGGCGGCGCTCGGCGCGCTCGCCAGGGCCGTCGTGGACCGCCTCGGCACCACCGTCGTCGCACTCACCGGCTCCGCCGGCAAGACCTCCACCAAGGACCTCATCGCCCAGCTCCTCGAGCGCAAGGGGCCCACCGTCTACCCGGCGGGCAACCTCAACAACGAGATCGGCCTGCCGCTCACCGCCCTGCGCGCCACCGAGGACACCCGCCACCTCGTCCTCGAGATGGGCGCGCGCTACATCGGCGACATCCGTTACCTCACCGGCCTCGTCCCGCCCCGGATCGGCCTCGTCCTCAACGTCGGCACCGCCCACATCGGCGAGTTCGGCGGCCGGGAGCAGATCGCGCAGGCCAAGGGCGAGATGGTCGAGTCGCTGCCCGAGGACGGCACCGCCGTGCTCAACGCCGACGACCCGCTCGTACGCGCCATGTCCTCCCGCACCAGGGCCCGGGTGCTGCTCTTCGGCGAAGCCGCGGAAGCGGACGTAAGGGGAGAGAACGTCCGTCTCACCGACGACGGACGCCCCGCTTTCAAGCTCCACACACCCACCGGGTGCAGCGACGTGACCATGCGCCTGTACGGTGAGCACCACGTGTCGAACGCGCTCGCCGCGGCCGCCGTCGCCCATGAGTTGGGCCTGTCCGCAGACGAGATCGCCCAAGGGCTCTCCGAGGCGGGCACCCTCTCCCGCTGGCGCATGGAGGTCACCGAGCGTCCGGACGGCGTGACGTTCGTCAATGACGCCTACAACGCGAACCCCGAATCCATGAAAGCCGCGCTGCGCGCGCTGGTCGCCATGGGAAAGGGCCGGCGTACGTGGGCGGTGCTCGGCCAGATGGCCGAGCTCGGCGACGCCTCGCTCGCCGAGCACGACGCGGTCGGACGGCTCGCCGTCCGGCTCAACGTCAGCAAGCTCGTCGCCGTCGGGGGGAGAGAAGCCTCCTGGCTGCAACTGGGCGCATACAACGAGGGTTCGTGGGGTGAGGAGTCGGTGCACGTGTCCGACGCACAGGCCGCGGTCGACCTGTTGCGCAGTGAACTGCGCCCGGGAGACGTCGTGCTGGTGAAGGCGTCCCGGTCGGTCGGCCTGGAGCAGGTCGCCATGGCACTGCTGGGCAACGCGTCCGAGGGCGAGGTCGCGGGCCGATGA